A window of Alkalibaculum bacchi contains these coding sequences:
- the era gene encoding GTPase Era, whose translation MNKFKSGFITIIGRPNVGKSTLLNNIIGEKMAIMSSKPQTTRNTIRCVHTTEDYQMVFIDTPGMHKPKNKLGDYMVDVATSTLKEVDVVLFLVDEPGKMGPGDQYIVNILKDLKTKKILVINKVDKMSQEELLGKIDELKEYHFDEIVPISAIDGKNVDTLLNLVYKYIPEGPQYFPEDTITEQPEKIIVAEFVREKALQFLKDEVPHGIAVEVMSMKERKNGELYDIEVNIYCERKSHKGIIIGKEGKMLKKIGTRARQDIENLLGCKVNLQLWVKIRPDWRDKDFDLRDLGYRK comes from the coding sequence ATGAATAAATTTAAATCAGGATTTATAACGATTATTGGGCGTCCTAATGTAGGGAAGTCTACATTGCTTAATAATATTATTGGGGAGAAGATGGCTATTATGTCGTCAAAGCCTCAGACTACGAGAAATACTATTCGGTGCGTTCACACTACAGAAGATTATCAGATGGTCTTCATCGATACACCAGGTATGCACAAACCTAAAAATAAATTAGGCGATTATATGGTGGATGTAGCTACTTCTACATTAAAAGAAGTAGATGTAGTACTTTTTCTTGTAGATGAACCAGGTAAAATGGGACCAGGAGACCAGTATATTGTCAATATCTTAAAAGATCTTAAAACAAAGAAGATTTTAGTAATCAATAAGGTGGACAAGATGAGCCAAGAAGAGCTTCTTGGTAAAATTGATGAACTTAAAGAGTATCATTTTGATGAGATTGTGCCCATCTCTGCAATTGATGGAAAAAATGTAGATACTTTATTAAATCTCGTATACAAATACATCCCAGAGGGTCCACAATATTTTCCAGAAGATACTATAACGGAACAACCTGAAAAAATTATTGTCGCAGAATTTGTTCGTGAAAAAGCCCTACAATTTCTCAAAGATGAAGTGCCCCATGGTATAGCTGTGGAGGTCATGAGCATGAAGGAAAGAAAAAATGGGGAATTATATGATATAGAAGTTAACATTTATTGTGAACGAAAAAGCCATAAAGGGATTATAATAGGTAAAGAGGGTAAAATGCTAAAGAAAATTGGTACTCGTGCCCGACAAGATATTGAAAATCTATTAGGGTGCAAAGTAAACCTGCAACTTTGGGTAAAAATACGTCCAGATTGGAGAGATAAAGACTTTGACCTGAGAGATTTAGGGTATAGGAAATAG
- a CDS encoding cytidine deaminase, whose amino-acid sequence MNERYTELVNAAIAAKEFSYSPYSHFRVGAAILSEDGQIFKGCNIENVSYGATNCAERTAIFKGVSEGVKSIKAIAITSDEEDFTYPCGICRQVICEFGTEVDIILVNNKGETRMSSIEELLPSSFSKETLLD is encoded by the coding sequence ATGAACGAGCGATACACAGAATTAGTAAATGCGGCCATTGCTGCAAAGGAATTTTCTTATTCACCTTATTCACATTTTAGAGTAGGTGCTGCAATACTTTCTGAAGATGGACAGATATTTAAAGGTTGCAATATTGAAAATGTATCCTACGGAGCCACCAATTGTGCGGAGAGGACGGCTATTTTTAAGGGCGTTTCTGAAGGGGTAAAGTCTATAAAAGCGATTGCCATTACATCAGATGAAGAAGATTTCACCTATCCGTGCGGAATATGCAGACAAGTAATTTGTGAATTTGGAACAGAAGTTGATATCATACTAGTCAATAATAAGGGGGAAACTAGGATGAGTTCCATCGAAGAATTGTTGCCTAGTAGTTTTTCGAAGGAGACGCTACTGGATTAA
- a CDS encoding diacylglycerol kinase family protein translates to MKKLISSFKYAFQGIQYAFTTQRNIKIHFGIGIIVLLLGIYLKLSLLQWCILFLTINMVITAEMINTALEKTIDLVTEEYRILAKIVKDVAAGAVLISAIFSVIIGILLFYPKIFG, encoded by the coding sequence ATGAAAAAATTAATATCTAGTTTTAAGTACGCTTTTCAAGGTATTCAATATGCCTTTACGACTCAAAGAAACATTAAAATTCATTTTGGAATAGGAATAATAGTGCTCCTTCTAGGTATTTACCTCAAACTGAGTTTATTACAATGGTGCATTTTATTTTTGACCATAAATATGGTTATTACAGCAGAAATGATCAATACAGCTTTAGAAAAGACAATTGATTTAGTTACAGAAGAATATAGGATTCTTGCAAAAATCGTCAAAGACGTAGCAGCTGGTGCAGTACTTATAAGTGCTATATTTTCTGTTATTATAGGGATTTTATTGTTTTATCCAAAAATCTTTGGATAA
- the ybeY gene encoding rRNA maturation RNase YbeY yields MELFIDNRYDIEIDEELVAKLEKCAQECLKVEEFPDNVEISLSLVDNEEIHQLNKQYRGKNSPTDVLSFPMVEDDDDLGQEMILLGDIIISIPKAQEQAIEYRHSFERELCYLTIHSMFHLLGYDHMEEEDKRVMRGKEKQVIKNLNIC; encoded by the coding sequence ATGGAATTATTTATCGATAATAGGTACGATATTGAAATAGATGAAGAGCTTGTTGCAAAATTAGAAAAATGTGCTCAGGAGTGTTTGAAGGTAGAGGAATTTCCTGATAATGTGGAAATTAGTTTGTCTTTAGTAGATAATGAAGAAATTCATCAATTAAATAAACAGTATAGAGGAAAGAACTCGCCTACTGATGTACTTTCTTTTCCTATGGTTGAAGATGATGATGACTTAGGTCAAGAGATGATTCTTTTAGGAGATATTATCATCTCTATTCCCAAAGCACAAGAACAAGCCATAGAGTATAGGCATAGTTTTGAAAGAGAATTGTGTTACCTTACAATTCATAGTATGTTTCACCTTTTAGGTTATGACCATATGGAAGAAGAGGACAAGCGAGTTATGAGGGGAAAAGAAAAACAAGTAATTAAAAACCTAAATATCTGTTAG
- a CDS encoding PhoH family protein, which produces MTIEDGELLMKLLGQYDENQKIIEEQMNVHLVFRDGDLKIVGEQKNTENAKRAIDKMVQTIKDSGPIDSQKVSYIIELVKKDHENDYDKLSDIICYTHKGKQIRCKTLGQKKYIKSIEKNEIVFGIGPAGTGKTYLAMAMAVKAFKREEVSRIILTRPAVEAGEKLGFLPGDLQDKVDPYLRPLYDALYDLIGAEAYTRFREKGLIEVAPLAYMRGRTLDDSFIILDEAQNTTPEQMKMFLTRMGFGSKVIITGDITQVDLPMGKVSGLTRAEKILKDIKGIEFIYLTKDDVVRHRIVQKIIEAYDKYDNEHL; this is translated from the coding sequence ATGACCATTGAAGATGGGGAACTACTAATGAAATTGCTAGGCCAATACGATGAAAACCAAAAAATAATTGAAGAACAAATGAATGTACACCTTGTATTTAGAGATGGAGATCTCAAAATTGTTGGTGAGCAGAAGAATACCGAGAATGCTAAACGAGCCATTGATAAAATGGTGCAAACCATTAAAGATAGCGGCCCAATCGACTCTCAAAAGGTATCTTATATTATTGAACTAGTAAAAAAAGATCATGAAAATGATTATGATAAATTGAGCGATATTATTTGCTATACTCATAAAGGGAAGCAAATTCGCTGTAAGACTTTAGGACAAAAAAAATATATTAAATCCATAGAAAAAAATGAAATTGTTTTTGGGATTGGACCAGCTGGTACAGGTAAGACTTACCTTGCCATGGCTATGGCTGTAAAGGCCTTTAAAAGAGAAGAAGTCAGTAGAATCATCTTAACTCGTCCAGCAGTAGAAGCTGGAGAAAAACTCGGCTTCTTGCCAGGAGACTTACAGGATAAAGTAGATCCATATCTAAGACCATTATACGATGCATTGTATGATTTAATTGGCGCAGAAGCCTATACTCGTTTTAGAGAAAAAGGATTAATTGAAGTAGCTCCATTAGCGTATATGAGAGGAAGAACTCTAGACGATTCCTTTATTATATTAGATGAGGCTCAAAATACAACCCCAGAACAAATGAAGATGTTCTTAACTCGTATGGGCTTTGGTTCAAAAGTAATCATAACAGGAGATATTACTCAAGTTGACCTGCCTATGGGCAAAGTTTCCGGTCTGACAAGAGCAGAAAAAATTCTAAAAGATATTAAGGGCATCGAGTTTATCTATTTAACAAAGGACGATGTAGTAAGACACCGAATTGTTCAGAAGATTATAGAGGCTTATGATAAATATGATAATGAACATTTATAA
- a CDS encoding sporulation protein YqfD, producing MIIVKLWHYIRGYVIINIKGRHLERLINLIHHNNILIWDIFRISSEEISAKIEIGDYKKVSELSDQLSCTIEIIRKSGMTLWKWRVKTRKIFVITSFLVLLGICFISSLVLTVDVMGDITVDKNEIIEDIASRGLKPWKLKGTVDIEEIKTSFLNDYKNFEYIDIEFNGTKAIIDLVEAKKIEKIYDKSLPVDLIAKKDAIIKDILIINGTANVEVDQEVKKGDLLVKGEIVTSKQNDEGEEIFFNQIHAKAKVMGLVDYTEKYDIRKYKMIDEDRYKINRVIHIGDLVINFLDSDENYYYHSSEEANLHIFDFKLPVKINKIKYYEKENCVNKSKEELEDEVQEKVKKKYREIGQVQDIQIVSIQEENNINKYEVKVHVLEEISEEQLLD from the coding sequence TTGATCATTGTTAAGTTATGGCATTATATTAGAGGTTATGTTATTATTAACATAAAAGGCAGACATCTTGAGAGATTAATCAATCTTATCCACCATAATAATATTTTGATCTGGGATATTTTTAGAATAAGCTCAGAGGAAATAAGCGCGAAAATAGAGATAGGGGATTACAAAAAAGTTTCTGAATTATCGGATCAGTTATCTTGTACTATTGAAATCATAAGAAAATCAGGAATGACATTATGGAAATGGAGAGTAAAAACGCGAAAAATTTTTGTCATAACTTCTTTTCTTGTCTTACTAGGCATTTGTTTTATATCTTCTTTAGTATTAACCGTCGATGTAATGGGTGATATCACTGTAGATAAAAATGAAATTATAGAGGATATAGCAAGTAGAGGTTTAAAACCTTGGAAATTAAAAGGTACTGTAGATATCGAAGAAATTAAAACATCTTTTTTAAACGATTATAAAAACTTTGAATATATAGATATTGAATTTAATGGGACGAAAGCTATTATTGATTTAGTAGAGGCAAAAAAGATAGAAAAAATATATGATAAATCCCTTCCTGTAGATCTTATAGCTAAAAAAGATGCTATTATTAAAGATATTCTAATTATCAACGGTACTGCTAATGTAGAAGTAGATCAAGAAGTGAAAAAAGGAGATTTATTAGTAAAAGGTGAAATAGTCACCTCTAAACAAAATGATGAAGGAGAAGAGATCTTTTTCAATCAGATTCACGCTAAGGCTAAGGTCATGGGTTTAGTAGATTATACAGAAAAATACGATATACGAAAATATAAAATGATTGATGAAGATCGCTATAAAATAAATAGAGTAATACATATCGGAGATTTAGTGATTAATTTCCTCGATAGCGACGAAAACTATTATTATCACAGCAGTGAAGAGGCAAATCTTCATATTTTTGATTTTAAACTTCCTGTTAAAATCAATAAAATAAAGTATTATGAAAAAGAAAACTGTGTTAATAAATCGAAAGAGGAATTAGAAGACGAAGTACAGGAAAAAGTAAAAAAGAAATACAGAGAAATTGGTCAAGTGCAGGATATACAGATTGTTTCTATTCAGGAAGAAAATAATATTAATAAATATGAGGTAAAAGTCCATGTACTTGAGGAAATAAGTGAGGAGCAGCTCCTCGATTAA
- the yqfC gene encoding sporulation protein YqfC encodes MGKKEKIENIKENVSDALELPKEITLNLPKVTMVGSTQIRIENHKGIIEYSESKIRVNSKIGIIVITGKNLFIRNIIKEEVLLEGKLESVQIDG; translated from the coding sequence ATGGGAAAAAAAGAGAAAATTGAAAATATAAAAGAAAATGTAAGTGATGCGTTAGAGTTACCAAAGGAAATCACCTTAAATCTGCCGAAAGTGACTATGGTAGGAAGTACACAAATTCGGATAGAAAATCATAAGGGTATAATAGAGTACAGTGAGAGTAAAATAAGAGTCAACTCCAAAATTGGCATTATCGTAATAACTGGCAAAAATCTGTTTATTAGAAATATCATTAAAGAAGAAGTGCTCTTAGAGGGGAAGCTTGAGAGTGTACAAATAGATGGATAG
- a CDS encoding GatB/YqeY domain-containing protein: MSLKEQLVADLKQSMKDKDTIAKSAITLVRAAILQVEKDERRELSEDDIIGIISKQVKQRKDALIDFQKANRQDLIDQTEREIEVLTEYLPQQLSEEELKVIVLDAINEVGATSMKDMGKIMGIVMPKIKGRADGGMVNKIVKENL, from the coding sequence ATGTCCCTCAAAGAGCAATTAGTCGCTGACTTAAAGCAGTCAATGAAGGATAAGGATACAATCGCAAAATCAGCCATCACATTAGTAAGAGCAGCAATACTTCAAGTCGAAAAAGATGAAAGACGAGAATTGTCTGAAGATGACATTATCGGCATCATTTCGAAACAAGTAAAGCAGCGAAAAGATGCGCTTATAGATTTTCAAAAAGCAAATAGGCAAGACTTAATCGATCAAACGGAAAGGGAAATCGAAGTTTTAACGGAATACCTTCCCCAACAATTAAGTGAAGAAGAACTAAAAGTCATTGTACTTGATGCGATAAATGAAGTTGGCGCAACCTCCATGAAAGATATGGGCAAAATCATGGGCATAGTAATGCCTAAGATTAAAGGCCGTGCTGACGGTGGAATGGTCAATAAAATAGTAAAAGAAAATCTGTAG
- the rpsU gene encoding 30S ribosomal protein S21, protein MSEVKVKDGESLENALRRFKKKTARAGVLSEVRKREHYEKPSVKRKKKSEAARKRNTKKFR, encoded by the coding sequence ATGTCTGAAGTAAAAGTTAAAGATGGTGAATCATTAGAGAATGCTCTACGCAGATTTAAGAAAAAAACAGCTAGAGCAGGTGTATTGTCTGAGGTTAGAAAAAGAGAACATTACGAAAAGCCTAGTGTTAAAAGAAAAAAGAAATCTGAAGCTGCTAGAAAAAGAAACACTAAAAAGTTTAGGTAA
- a CDS encoding histidine triad nucleotide-binding protein, which yields MDDCLFCKIASKEIPGEIVYEDDNVIAIKDINPQAPIHLLLIPKEHYDSVLTVPAGNEIITQIHTVANRLALKFGIVDTGFRLVNNCGEDGGQTVLHLHYHLLGGRNLGWPPG from the coding sequence ATGGACGATTGTTTGTTTTGTAAAATTGCAAGTAAAGAAATTCCTGGCGAAATAGTCTATGAAGACGATAATGTAATAGCCATAAAAGACATTAATCCTCAAGCACCTATACATCTTTTGCTTATACCAAAAGAGCATTACGATTCCGTGCTTACCGTACCAGCTGGCAATGAAATCATCACCCAAATACACACTGTTGCAAATCGATTAGCCTTAAAGTTTGGCATAGTAGATACTGGATTTCGATTAGTAAATAATTGTGGTGAAGATGGAGGACAAACGGTACTTCACTTACACTATCATTTATTAGGTGGAAGAAATTTGGGTTGGCCTCCAGGTTAG
- the mtaB gene encoding tRNA (N(6)-L-threonylcarbamoyladenosine(37)-C(2))-methylthiotransferase MtaB → MKTAAFHTLGCKVNTYDTESMMELFEKAGYEIVSFEEQADVYIINTCTVTNVGDRKSRQMIRKAKRVSPQAIVAVTGCYAQTSPEDLKKIPEVNIIIGNQDRNRIVQLVEEKKVSGHNIDIVQDIMKTKEYEELKISKVKDHGRAFIKVQEGCNNFCSYCIIPYARGPVRSRSIENILEEGRQIAGQGYKEIVITGINVSSYGRELEGVTLIDVLKGLNKIEGIERIRLGSLEPMLLDEEFIMGLEDIDKLCDHFHLSLQSGSDEVLKKMNRKYDTKTYKTIIDNIRKVFPQASLTTDIMVGFPGESHENFRESYEFIDQIGFSKLHVFKYSKRQGTPASKMDNQIPESIKEERSKEIIQLSDKLEKRYYKQFLGKKMTVLIEQSSKEDYNIYQGHTTNYILVKIQSNKNMINQTIPVEIKEIRTGFVNGIHKE, encoded by the coding sequence ATGAAAACCGCCGCTTTTCATACATTAGGTTGTAAAGTAAATACCTATGATACTGAATCGATGATGGAATTATTTGAAAAAGCAGGTTATGAAATAGTGAGTTTTGAGGAACAAGCAGATGTTTATATCATTAACACTTGTACAGTAACAAATGTAGGTGATAGAAAGTCTCGTCAGATGATACGAAAGGCAAAGAGAGTAAGTCCTCAAGCTATAGTAGCTGTAACAGGTTGTTATGCTCAAACATCTCCTGAAGATCTAAAAAAGATTCCAGAAGTCAATATTATTATAGGCAATCAAGATCGAAATCGAATTGTCCAATTAGTAGAAGAAAAAAAGGTATCTGGTCACAATATAGATATTGTACAAGATATTATGAAGACAAAAGAATATGAAGAATTAAAAATATCTAAGGTAAAAGATCATGGGAGAGCCTTTATAAAAGTTCAAGAGGGTTGCAATAATTTTTGCTCTTATTGTATTATTCCTTATGCCAGAGGTCCAGTAAGGAGCAGGAGTATAGAGAATATTCTTGAAGAAGGCAGGCAAATAGCAGGACAAGGTTATAAAGAAATCGTCATAACGGGTATTAATGTATCTTCTTATGGTAGAGAATTAGAGGGTGTTACTTTAATTGATGTGCTAAAAGGTTTAAATAAGATAGAAGGTATAGAGCGTATTCGTCTTGGCTCCTTAGAACCTATGTTGTTAGACGAAGAGTTTATTATGGGTTTAGAAGATATCGATAAATTGTGTGACCACTTCCACTTATCTTTACAAAGCGGAAGTGATGAAGTACTAAAGAAAATGAATCGTAAATACGACACAAAAACGTATAAAACCATTATAGATAATATTAGAAAAGTTTTTCCCCAAGCATCTTTGACCACAGATATAATGGTAGGATTTCCAGGAGAGAGCCATGAAAACTTCAGAGAAAGCTACGAGTTTATTGATCAAATTGGCTTTAGTAAACTCCATGTATTTAAATATTCAAAAAGGCAAGGTACTCCTGCGTCAAAGATGGATAATCAAATACCGGAGTCTATAAAAGAAGAGAGAAGTAAAGAAATTATTCAACTTTCTGACAAATTGGAAAAAAGGTATTATAAACAATTTTTGGGTAAAAAAATGACTGTATTGATTGAACAAAGCTCAAAAGAAGATTATAATATTTATCAGGGACATACTACAAATTATATATTGGTAAAAATACAGAGTAATAAAAATATGATCAATCAAACAATTCCTGTAGAGATTAAAGAAATACGTACAGGTTTTGTCAATGGAATCCATAAAGAATAG
- a CDS encoding 16S rRNA (uracil(1498)-N(3))-methyltransferase: MHRFFIEDHQIVDEQVYISGENHEHMTKSLRVKIGEKVELSNGKGLEYIATVQEIDKNQVLLEIIEKTTNSSEMPVKITLYQGLPKATKMDLIVQKTVELGVTNIVPVIMERTIVEMDKKANKKIERWQKISEEAAKQSKRGIIPIIKPVVKLKNIDKEFEKNDLNLIAYENEDDSNLKKILEAHNKVQKIGVLIGPEGGISEKEAQYLKELKAKSISLGKRILRTETAGMAALSMLVYHFEL, encoded by the coding sequence ATGCATCGTTTTTTTATAGAAGATCATCAAATTGTAGACGAGCAAGTATATATTAGTGGTGAAAATCATGAACATATGACCAAGTCTTTGCGCGTGAAAATAGGCGAAAAGGTAGAGCTGAGCAATGGAAAGGGTTTAGAATATATAGCCACAGTACAAGAAATAGACAAAAATCAAGTCTTATTAGAAATCATAGAAAAAACTACAAATTCTTCTGAAATGCCAGTTAAAATAACCTTATACCAAGGTCTTCCTAAAGCTACAAAAATGGATTTAATTGTACAGAAGACAGTTGAATTAGGTGTGACAAATATTGTGCCAGTGATTATGGAGCGGACGATTGTAGAAATGGATAAAAAGGCTAATAAGAAAATCGAACGATGGCAAAAAATTTCAGAAGAGGCAGCAAAGCAGTCTAAGAGAGGCATTATTCCCATAATAAAGCCTGTTGTAAAGCTAAAAAATATAGATAAAGAATTTGAAAAAAATGATTTGAATCTTATAGCTTATGAAAATGAAGATGATAGCAATTTAAAAAAAATTTTAGAGGCACATAATAAAGTACAGAAAATAGGCGTATTAATCGGACCAGAAGGCGGCATATCCGAAAAAGAAGCTCAGTATTTAAAAGAACTTAAAGCAAAATCCATTTCCTTAGGGAAAAGAATACTTCGAACGGAAACAGCCGGCATGGCTGCACTTTCTATGCTAGTTTATCATTTTGAATTATAA
- the prmA gene encoding 50S ribosomal protein L11 methyltransferase — protein MIWTEIKIKSTPESEEAISNILYEAGADGVVIESPNNLSILKNKEVLWDYIDDDLINMDPEVSIIKGYINETENVKEAIAQIKKRIDQLPSFGLNTGNVETTITEVDQDDWENSWKQYYKPTLIGQHFIIKPSWEPYISQEGDLIIEMDPGMAFGSGLHETTQLCIINLEKHVKEGDIVFDIGCGSGILSLAAANLNCKKVIGVDVDSLAVQVAKENAIHNRLDKIIDVRQGDLLDVVDEKADVIVANILAEVIVKLADQIKPCLKENGIFISSGIILSKVELVVDSLLSNGFEIIEVQRMGEWAAIMAQYKG, from the coding sequence ATGATTTGGACGGAAATAAAGATAAAGTCTACTCCAGAGTCAGAAGAAGCAATATCTAATATTCTTTATGAAGCTGGTGCAGATGGAGTAGTAATAGAGTCACCAAACAATTTATCTATATTAAAGAACAAAGAAGTACTATGGGATTATATAGATGATGATTTAATAAACATGGATCCAGAGGTTTCTATAATTAAAGGGTATATAAATGAAACGGAAAATGTAAAGGAAGCAATTGCTCAGATTAAAAAAAGGATTGATCAATTGCCTTCTTTTGGTTTGAATACGGGAAATGTAGAAACTACAATTACAGAAGTGGATCAAGATGATTGGGAAAATTCGTGGAAACAATATTACAAACCTACTTTAATAGGACAACATTTTATCATAAAACCAAGTTGGGAGCCCTATATATCGCAGGAAGGTGATCTGATTATAGAAATGGATCCTGGTATGGCCTTTGGATCAGGTTTACATGAGACAACTCAACTTTGTATCATCAATTTAGAAAAACACGTAAAAGAAGGAGATATAGTCTTTGATATAGGCTGTGGATCAGGAATATTATCTTTGGCTGCAGCAAATCTCAATTGCAAAAAGGTAATAGGAGTAGACGTAGATTCTCTAGCAGTACAGGTAGCTAAGGAAAATGCAATTCACAATCGTTTAGATAAAATTATCGATGTTCGTCAAGGTGATCTTCTAGACGTAGTAGATGAAAAAGCAGATGTAATAGTAGCCAATATTCTAGCGGAAGTCATTGTAAAATTAGCAGATCAAATAAAGCCTTGTTTAAAGGAAAATGGAATCTTCATTTCTTCAGGTATCATACTAAGTAAAGTAGAATTAGTAGTAGATAGTCTTCTAAGTAATGGTTTTGAAATAATTGAAGTTCAACGAATGGGAGAATGGGCGGCAATAATGGCTCAATATAAGGGATAA
- a CDS encoding ACT domain-containing protein — MKGVITVIGKDKVGIIYNVTKVLAEKKVNVEDISQTVMQNYFTMMMMVNLSNMDCDFKELKDSLEALGEEIGLSIKVQLEDLFKSMHNI; from the coding sequence ATGAAAGGTGTTATTACAGTTATCGGGAAAGATAAGGTAGGAATTATTTACAATGTTACAAAGGTACTAGCAGAGAAAAAGGTCAATGTAGAGGATATTAGCCAAACGGTTATGCAGAATTATTTTACTATGATGATGATGGTCAATCTTTCAAATATGGATTGTGATTTTAAAGAATTAAAGGATTCTTTAGAGGCATTAGGAGAAGAAATTGGATTGTCTATAAAAGTACAGCTAGAAGACTTATTCAAGTCCATGCATAATATTTAA